In Carya illinoinensis cultivar Pawnee chromosome 16, C.illinoinensisPawnee_v1, whole genome shotgun sequence, a single window of DNA contains:
- the LOC122298784 gene encoding uncharacterized protein LOC122298784: MDKSWMTLGDRLLSPAYADGVRNFLTMAQNHAMGSDRIWCPCRICCNNLFLPILEVESHLFIKGIDPNYTHWIFHGEEETLPTIDDDGDPSIESGDVYIDDIDAFPNAELPQSYEEARTLERGLGFTYHKIHACPNDCILFWKENVHMSECPICKASRWKPNTHGSRVIPQKVLCHFPLKPRLRRLFVSSKIAGDMRWHKEQRVIDESSMRHPVDSESWKTFDQAHSWFARDARNVRLGLASDGFNPFNNLAKPYSIWPVILVPCNLPPWLCMKDSFFMTSLIIPGPKSPGNDIDVYLQPLIDELLELWAHGVPTYDASTKEMFMLHAALLWTINDFPAYGNLSGWSTKGKLACPSCNASTDSNWLKKRKRTTEELNWTKKSIFFKLPYWSTMRHRHNLDVMHIEKNISENILGTLMNILGKTKDNSNSQRDLEILGFRKELHLKREGERTIMPHASYTLHGDERNKFCEWLAEVKFPDGFASNITHYVSVCDSKISGLKSHDHHVFLQTLLPIAVGGFLRRDIALALTELSSFFKELCARTVDVNRLSKLQLDIVTILCKLEMIFPPSFFDVMVHLAVHLSREAILGGPVQYRWMYPFERYLGKFKRYVKNKAHPEGSIAEAWVHIECLTFCSMYLKDVETKFNRPDRNIDGVEDETVDGFTIFNQKLRPLGIANSVQLHDKLHTAAIWEHYDKCKMSNPNSIDRTQQTEFPNWFKQRVVDHRNNNPLDVSPDLYALACGPDRWVATYAACIINELHYMGGQRVYLFSCDWFDVGDKRRGVRVDDHLTSVNMNRTWYKDEPYVLACQASQCFYIRDIRAKGNWFVVQKYNNRNAYDIPPVHRVLEGNDGESSDDDAYQEIESSYDYPLLHCDACPVSTPLIRTDIEPTHIDARDHMESGGAHRNSPDFIDDSMVPSGSGDAYGDWEYSDDEDKSTDSESSLE; encoded by the exons atggacaaaagctggATGACTTTGGGTGATAGACTTTTATCACCTGCTTATGCTGATGGGGTACGCAATTTCCTTACAATGGCACAAAACCATGCCATGGGAAGTGATCGCATTTGGTGTCCATGCCGTATATGCTGTAATAATCTCTTCTTGCCTATACTTGAGGTGGAGTCTCACTTGTTTATAAAAGGGATAGATCCAAATTACACGCactggatatttcatggggaggaggaaacacTCCCCACCATTGACGATGATGGCGATCCATCGATTGAAAGTGGAGATGTGTACATTGATGACATAGATG CCTTTCCTAATGCTGAAttgccacaatcatatgaggagGCAAGGACATTGGAGCGCGGTTTGGGTTTCACGTACCACAAAATACATGCATGCCCTAATGAttgcatcttattctggaaggaaaatgtTCATATGTCTGAGTGTCCTATCTGTAAGGCGTCGCGATGGAAGCCAAATACACACGGGTCACGAGTGATCCCTCAAAAAGTGCTTTGTCATTTTCCCTTGAAGCCAAGATTGCGGCGTCTCTTTGTGTCAAGCAAGATAGCGGGTGACATGAGATGGCATAAGGAGCAGCGGGTCATCGATGAGAGTAGTATGAGACATCCTGTTGACTCTGAGTCTTGGAAGACATTTGATCAAGCTCATAGTTGGTTTGCAAGGGATGCTCGCAATGTCAGGCTTGGTTTGGCAAGTGACGGGTTCAATCCCTTCAACAATTTGGCAAAACcttatagcatttggccagtgatTCTTGTCCCGTGTAACTTACCGCCATGGTTATGCATGAAGGATTCATTCTTTATGACATCCCTCATTATCCCTGGCCCAAAATCACCAgggaatgacattgatgttTATTTGCAACCATTAATTGATGAGTTACTTGAACTTTGGGCACATGGGGTACCTACATATGATGCATCCACTaaagaaatgttcatgttaCATGCCGCATTGTTGTGGACAATTAATGACTTTCCCGCCTATGGAAATCTGTCTGGGTGGTCAACAAAAGGGAAATTGGCATGTCCATCTTGCAATGCCAGTACAGATTCCAACTGGTTGAA GAAGAGAAAACGCACAACAGAAGAGTTGAACTGGACAAAGAAAAGCATATTCTTCAAACTACCTTATTGGTCAACAATGCGGCAtagacataatctagatgttatgcatattgagaagaatatttccGAGAACATTTTGGGCACTTTAATGAACATCCTCGGCAAGACAAAAGATAACTCTAATTCACAGCGTGACCTAGAGATCCTGGGGTTTAGAAAGGAATTACATTTGAAACGTGAAGGTGAACGAACTATTATGCCACATGCATCATACACATTACATGGAGATGAAAGGAATAAATTCTGTGAGTGGCTTGCTGAGGTGAAATTTCCTGATGGGTTTGCTTCTAATATCACGCACTATGTATCTGTATGTGATTCCAAGATCTCTGGGCTCAAAAGCCATGACCATCATGTTTTCTTGCAAACACTACTTCCTATTGCTGTGGGGGGGTTCTTAAGGAGGGATATTGCAttggctttgactgaacttagtagtttcttcaaagagttgtgcgCCCGAACAGTAGATGTGAATCGCCTATCAAAGCTCCAGCTTGATATCGTCACCATTTTATGCAAACTGGAGATGattttccctccatcttttttcgATGTAATGGTCCACCTAGCTGTCCATTTATCCCGTGAGGCTATTCTTGGCGGTCCAGTTCAATATCGGTGGATgtacccatttgagagatatctcggcaagttcaagcggtatgttaagaaCAAAGCACAtccagaaggttcaatagcGGAAGCCTGGGTTCACATTGAGTGTTTGACATTTTGCTCAATGTATCTTAaagatgttgagacgaagtTTAACCGACCGGACCGTAACATTGATGGTGTAGAAGATGAGACTGTAGATGGGTTCACAATTTTCAACCAGAAACTTCGTCCCTTGGGTATAGCTAATAGTGTGCAATTACACGATAAACTCCATACAGCAGCCATTTG GGAACACTATGACAAATGCAAGATGTCAAACCCAAATTCTATTGATCGCACGCAACAAACTGAGTTTCCAAATTGGTTCAAGCAACGT GTGGTGGACCATCGTAACAACAACCCACTTGATGTGTCCCCAGATTTGTATGCGTTAGCTTGCGGTCCTGACCGTTGGGTCGCAACATATGCTGCCTGCATTATAAATG AGTTACACTACATGGGAGGTCAGAGAGTGTACTTGTTcagttgtgattggtttgatgttggtgataaAAGGAGAGGGGTACGGGTAGACGATCATTTAACTAGTGTCAATATGAataggacttggtataaggacGAACCATATGTGCTGGCATGTCAGGCTTCCCAGTGTTTTTACATTAGGGATATAAGGGCGAAAGGTAACTGGTTTGTTGTGCAGAAGTACAATAATAGGAATGCGTATGACATTCCACCAGTGCACAGGGTTCTAGAGGGTAATGATGGCGAATCAAGTGACGATGATGCGTATCAAGAGATTGAGTCATCATATGATTATccacttttgcattgtgatgcatGTCCTGTGTCAACTCCACTCATTAGGACTGATATAGAACCTACCCATATTGATGCACGAGACCACATGGAGTCGGGTGGTGCGCACAGAAATTCAccagattttattgatgatagcATGGTTCCATCTGGTTCTGGAGATGCATATGGTGATTGGGAGTATTCAGATGATGAGGACAAGTCAACCGACTCTGAGTCCTCCTTAGAATAG